CCTTTCTACTATTGATTTTGACGGTGAAAGTATTACGGTTACAGGTTACGGCCTGACCAAGACGGCTGTGCTGGAATATGCCGGCATACTCCGCGGCAGCAACCGCTGGCTGGATGTAGTGGTAATCAGCATGGACAAGATACTGACCGAAGACCCGAATATGCCTATATACAGTTTTAATTTCCTTTTGAAATAAACTAGTCTGGTAAAACATGGACGTTATAAAACTTATCTACGAAGCCGAAGAAAAAAAAGGCTCTGACCTGCATCTGGTAGCCCAAAGCCCGCCGCTGGTGCGGGTAAGAGGGGATTTGGAAGCCCTGAACTCTTATGAACAGCTGCAGCCGGCAGATATCAAAACCGCTTTTGAACAGCTGACTACCCATGAAGAACGGGAAACTTTTTACAAGGAATGGGAGCTGGATTTCGGCTACTCACTGGAGGGAGTGGGACGCCTAAGGTGCAATGCCGCCATGCAAAGGGGAGCCATAAGTCTGGCTATCCGCCTGCTGCCGCCCAGCATACCCACTATCAGCGAGCTGGAATTACCGGATATTTGTGAAAAACTGATTACCAAACCCCGCGGCTTGGTGATTGTAACCGGACCTACCGGCAGCGGCAAGAGCACCACCCTGGCGGCTATGATACAGCACCTGAACAACACCGAAAACAAGCACGTGGTCACTATTGAAGACCCGATTGAATACGTTCACCCCTGTATAAAATGCGCCGTCACCCAGCGCCAGCTTGGCTCAGACACCCTTTCCTTCGGCCATGCCCTGAAACACGTACTCCGCCAGAACCCTGACGTAATCATGGTGGGTGAAATGCGTGACCTGGATACGGCCGCGGCAGTGCTGACTATTGCCGAAACAGGCCATCTGGTGCTCTCCACCTCCCATGCACCCAGCGCCTATCAGGCCCTGGAGCGGATTATAGACCTGTTCCCGCCCCATGAAAGGCATCTGGCCCAGACCCGTCTGGCCTCGCTGATTGAGGGCGTTCTCTGCCAGACCTTAGTACCCCGTGCCAATAGCGACGGGCGGGTGGTGGCAGTGGAAATAATGCTGGGCAGCCCGGCGGTCAGAAACCTTATCCGCGAGGGTAAGTTTTACCAGCTGCCGAATGTTATCCGCACCAGCCGGGATGAGGGCATGATAACCATGGACGAGGCTTTAGTGGAACTTTACCGCCAGCAGGTAATCAGCCGGGAAGACCTGTTTAACTACTGTCAGGACGCATCCGAGGTGGAAAAGCTGATAAGCAGCAGCTCCGCCAGCCAGAAACGCAAAAAGCTGGTGGAAAGCAGCAAGAGCCTGCTTTTTTAAAGAAGCTGCTACTAAAAACAGATTAAGGGCGGTCTAAACTAACCGCCCTTTTTGTTTGGCCAAACAAGGTTACGAAATATAATAAAGGTCTGCTTTAGGGCAGACCTTTATTAATTAGCTAATTAATAGAAACTTTAAGACTCAGTTTGTGTCACTACACCCGCAGTTGTAATGGCATAGTAAAATTCAGTAGTCAAAGTCACCAGATACGGGGCAATAGCAGTCCCACTAAAGCTATTGGTTTTAGCAATAGCTGCTGGCAACTGATCAGTGGTATTATCAGCCATATAAGCTGTAACAGCCAACTGAATTGTATGCAATTCTGTTGCCATAGCCTCAGTCTTACCGGAACCAATGAACTTGGCAACGTTAGGAACAACTACGGCCGCCAGAACGCCCAGAATGGCTACCACTACCAGAAGCTCAATCAGGGTAAAGCCCTTCTGGTGCTTGCGGAGTTTCTTCATGAAATTGTACATTTGTCTTTCACCACCTTTCTTTTTTTGAATTATGTTTTACCATGTTTTGTAATGATAGTTACACTAAAGATACTTTACAGACCTTTATGGGGTCAATAGTAATATAGTAACACTTTCACATAGTGATTATAATACACTCTATGCCCATTTGTATACAACCCGGCAGTACTTTAGTATGCAAATCACTTGACGGTTCGGCAAAAAAAAGCCACAATATAGTTCATGTTTACGGGTTGGGTTATATTTTTCTTCGTTTTAGGAGCGGAGCTGGGCAGCTTTATAAATATGCTGTCTGACCGCCTGCCGGCCAATAAATCCATCGTCACCCCCGGCTCTGTATGTGATGCCTGCGGCAAAAGGCTGGGCGCAGCTGAGCTGATACCTGTTTTCAGTTATATTTTCCTAAAGGGACGCTGCCGTTCCTGCGGGGCCAAGATACCCGCCAGAGCTTTGTGGGTGGAGATAGCCACCGCCAGTTTGTTTGCCATTTTCTACGTGATAATAGGCCCAAGCGCGGAGCTGGCCATAAGCCTGGTATACCTGTGCGTATTTATCACTCTGTTTGTGATAGACCTGGAAAAAGGGCTTATCCTGAACGTGATTATTTACCCCTGTATGCTGCTGGCACTGGCGCTTTCACCCCTGTACCTTCAGGCAGACGGGATACTGGCGAACCTGTCTTCTTCGTTTTTCGGCGGGCTGAGCGGTTTCGGGCTGTTTCTGCTTATTTATATTGCTTCACGCGGGGGTATAGGTGAAGGCGATATAAAAATGGCCGGATTTATCGGGCTGGTGTGCGGTTTCCCCAATATTTTTGTAGCTATATTTACCGGCATAGTGCTGGGCGGCCTGGCAGCCGCCGCTCTGATGCTTTCAGGCAAACGCCGCAAGGGGCAGACTATGCCCTTCGGCCCTTTTCTGGCAGTAGGGGCTGTAACCGCCATGCTGTTTGGCAGCCAGATTATGGACTGGTATCTGGGTCTCGCCTGAGCCTTTCTGCCAAAACCATTTCCCAAACCTTAAACCTTGATACCTGCCCGGTTTCAGCCTAAAATAAGGCTGTACGCCGTACCGGCGCACTTAGACCTGTTCAAAGGAGTTTTCCATTATGCGCATTGAAAGCCTGCGTCCCGCCGAACACCTGGGGAATGTAACCATACACGGCGTAAGGCGTTTTTTAGAACTTGATTCCGGGGCTCCCAGCCTGCCTCACCTGCAGGAAAGCCGTGAGGTGGAGATGGTAGACCAACAGGCCATTTCAGATGTTGAAAAGAAAATGGCCATTATCCTGCCCATAAAAGACGAAGACCTTAAAGTTTTTGAGGGTGTGCTGAGCGGCATACCCCATGACTGTTTGATGATAGTTATCAGCAACAGCTCCAAACAGGAAGTGGATAACTTTAAAAACGAAAAGGATATTGTCAGCCGCTTTTGCCGTATAACCCACCGCCAGGCGATAGTTGTCCACCAGAAGAACCCCGAACTGGCAGGTGCCATTGCAGATGCCGGCTACCCCGAACTGCTGGGTAAAGACGGGCTTATCCGCAGCGGCAAAGCCGAGGGCATGATACTGGGGATTATCCTGACTATGTTCAGCGGGCGGGAATACGTGGGTTTTATAGATACCGACAACTATATACCGGGAGCGGTCTGGGAATACGCCAAACATTTTGCTACAGGTTTTAATCTGGCTCAGTCACCCTATTCCATGGTGCGGGTGCTCTGGAAGTACAAGCCCAAGCTGGTGGGAGACCTGTATTTCAAACGCTGGGGCAGGGTTTCCGAGGTTACCAATAAACACCTTAATCACCTGATATCCAGCAAGGGCAAGTTTGAAACCGAGATTATCAAAACCGGCAATGCGGGTGAGCACGCCATGAGCATAGAGCTGGCTAAACGCCTGACTTACGGCACCGGCTATGCGGTGGAAACCAAAGAGATTATGTCCATACTGGAACAGTTCAGCGGGATACTGCCTATAGAGGACAGGGAAGTGGCGGAAGAAGGGGTGGAGATACTCCAAACCGAAACTATCAACCCCCACCTCCACGAGGATAAAGGCGGTGACCACCTGATACAGGATATGCTTTTGCCCAGCCTGGCAGTTATCTATCACAGCCCGCTGGCGGATGAAAGCGTGAAAAAAAAGATTGAAAACCAGCTGGCAGGAATTGAGGGGCTGGAAAACAACCCTGAGATACCCCAGGTAAAGCTGATTCCCCCGCCCCAGAAGATGGACCTGGCGAAGTTTTCAGCCGTTATTGAAAAGTATCTGCCCCAGATGGTTCTGCCTGACGGAGAGCTGATTTCACGGATAGCCCGCCCCTCCCGGCTGCCGTCTTCGGGACAGTTTAAAAAGGTTATCTATACTGATTTGGACGGCACTTTGCTTAGCCCCCTGACTTATTCATATTCAACCGCACTGGATGCTTTGCGGCTGCTCAAAGACAAAGAGCTGCCACTGGTATTCTGCTCTGCCAAGACTATGGGCGAGCAAGACCTGTACCGCAACGAACTGGGTATCAAAGACCCCTTTATAACCGAAAACGGGGGAGCTATCTTTATCCCCAAAGATTACTTCCGCCTGCCCTTTGCCTATGACAGAGTAGCCGGAAATTATCTGGTGATTGAGCTGGGTATGAGCTATAAAGATATCCGCCATATTCTTAAAAAAGCCCTGGCCGAGGCCTGTACCGAAATAGAAAACTCTGAAAGAGCCGGCAATATATTTATTACCAGCTTCGGGGATATGTCTGTTGAAGACGTCAGCCGCCTTACTGACCTTAACCTGAAGCAGGCCGAGCTGGCCAAACAGCGTGAATACAGCGAGACCGTACACATAGAGGGCGATAAACGCAGTACCAATATAGTCCTGAATCATATCCAGCAAAACGGGCTGGAATACAGTTTCGGGGGGCGTTTCTACGAAGTCACCGGCGGCAATGACAAGGGCAAGGCCATAAAGGTACTGAACGAGCTGTTCCGCCTGAATTTCGGCAATATCCACACCTTTGGTTTGGGTGACAGCGAAAATGACTACTCCATGCTGGAAACAGTGGATTCCCCCATACTGGTGCAACGCCCCGGCAACAAGTGGCACAAGATGCGTTTGCGTAACCCCAGTTATGTCAGAGGGGTAGGGCCGGAGGGTTTCAGCCGGGCAGTTACCGATATAATACTGCCCATGGAATAATATACCGGTATCCCAAAATAAATCCTTTTTAACCGTTGCCAAGCCCTGCTTCCGGTAAGCTTAACCATTCAGGTGGAATCCGACCTTGCCTTTGGGTTACTAGGATTAAGCCCCATTTAGATGTATAATACCCACAGCCAAATCTGGCGGGAGTGTGACATCAAAAATGACCCACATAAAAAGCCCTCTGGCTCTGGAATTCGCCGGTTTCTGGCGGCGGTTCGGGGCATTTATTATAGACGATATAATTATCAGCCTTACTTCCCTGGCCTTTGTGCCTGTGCACTGGTTTGAAATACCTGTTTTCTGGAATATAGACAGCCTGTCCGGCATCTGGTGGCTGGTAGCCCCGGTCAGCGCATTTACCAATGTGCTTTCTTTATCAGTCATGGTGGCTTACTTTGTGTTTTTCTGGTACTGGCGGGGACAGACCATCGGCATGATGGCCGCCCAGATAAAAGTTATCAGGACAGACGGTTCCGGGGTTTCGCTGGGAAACTCACTCATCCGTTTTGCGGGGCTTATTCTGGCCAGCCTGCCTTTAGGGCTGGGGCTTTTCTGGATTGCCTGTGACCGACGCAGACAAGGCTGGCATGATAAAATGGCTGATACCGTGGTAGTAAAACTGCCCAAACCCCCTGAAGTGACCGCCCCCCAGGCTACCTGAAAATAAATATTTAAACAGCCGCAATACCCGGCAGGCTGTACTTATAAGGCAGGAACAAGATGACAAACGAAGTAAGAGTACGCTACGCCCCCAGTCCCACCGGCTACCCCCATCTGGGCAATATCCGCACTGCTATGTTCAACTGGCTCTTTGCCAGACACAATGGCGGCAAGTTTATTGTCCGGATAGAAGATACTGACCGCGAACGCTACGTGGAAGGGGCGGTGGAATCTATACTGGAAAGCCTGAACTGGCTGGGGCTTGACTGGGACGAAGGCCCGGACAAAGGCGGAGACTACGGCCCGTACTATCAGTCTGAAAGGCTTTTCCTTTACCGCCAGGCGGCTGAAAGGCTGGTTACCGAGGGCAAAGCCTACTACTGCCATTGTTCTTCCGAAAGGCTGGATAAAATGCGGGAAGAGCAGATAGCCCGCAAAGAACCCCCGGGTTATGACCGCTGCTGCCGTGATTTATGCCTGGGACAAAAAGAGGGGGCGGTTATCCGCTTTAAAATACCCCTTGAAGGACAGACCACATTTATAGACCTGATACGCGGTGAAGTAACCTTTGACAACGCCAAACAGGATGACTTTGTTATCTTGAAATCAGACGGCTTTCCCACCTACCATCTGGCCAGTGTGGTAGATGACCATGCCATGCAGATAAGCCATGTCCTGCGGGCGGAAGAATGGCTACCCTCCACTCCCAAGCACCTTATGCTGTATAAGGCACTGGGCTATACCCCACCCCAATATGCCCATTTGCCCATGATACTGGGACCTGACCGCTCCAAACTTTCCAAGCGGCACGGGGCAACTTCTACTATAGAATACAAACAGGCAGGCTACCTGCCTGAAACTATGGTAAATTTCTTGTCCCTGCTAGGCTGGGCTTATGATGACAAGACCGAACTATTCAGCCGGAAGCAGCTGATAGAGTATTTCTGTCTGGAAAAGGTAAGCAAGACTGCCGCCATTTTCAACTATGAAAAGCTGGACTGGATGAACGGCATGTATATCCGTACCCTTTCCGCCCCGGACCTTGCCAGCCGGGCTATACCCTTTCTGGAAAAAGACGAACGGATTGCCGCATCCGGGCGTTTAAATTTTGACTATACCACCAAAGTAATGCCCCTGATACAGGAAAGGGTCAAAAAACTAAGTGAGCTGGCAGAGCTTTGCTGGTTTATCTATTCGGACAATATCAGCTATGACCCGGCTTCGCTTATTGATAAGAAACTGACCAAAGATGAAAGCCTCTGTGCCTTGAAAGCGGCCTTTGCCCGGCTGGAAGCCCTGGCAAACTTTGATGCCGTAAGTATGGAGGAACATATCCGTCCGCTGGCTGCCGAACTGGAACTAAAACCGGGGCAGCTATTCGGTATGCTCCGCACCGCATCCACCGGCCAGCAGGTTGCCCCTCCCCTTTTTCAGACAATGGAGGTGCTGG
This sequence is a window from Dehalococcoides mccartyi 195. Protein-coding genes within it:
- a CDS encoding type IV pilus twitching motility protein PilT, which produces MDVIKLIYEAEEKKGSDLHLVAQSPPLVRVRGDLEALNSYEQLQPADIKTAFEQLTTHEERETFYKEWELDFGYSLEGVGRLRCNAAMQRGAISLAIRLLPPSIPTISELELPDICEKLITKPRGLVIVTGPTGSGKSTTLAAMIQHLNNTENKHVVTIEDPIEYVHPCIKCAVTQRQLGSDTLSFGHALKHVLRQNPDVIMVGEMRDLDTAAAVLTIAETGHLVLSTSHAPSAYQALERIIDLFPPHERHLAQTRLASLIEGVLCQTLVPRANSDGRVVAVEIMLGSPAVRNLIREGKFYQLPNVIRTSRDEGMITMDEALVELYRQQVISREDLFNYCQDASEVEKLISSSSASQKRKKLVESSKSLLF
- a CDS encoding type II secretion system protein — its product is MYNFMKKLRKHQKGFTLIELLVVVAILGVLAAVVVPNVAKFIGSGKTEAMATELHTIQLAVTAYMADNTTDQLPAAIAKTNSFSGTAIAPYLVTLTTEFYYAITTAGVVTQTES
- a CDS encoding prepilin peptidase — protein: MFTGWVIFFFVLGAELGSFINMLSDRLPANKSIVTPGSVCDACGKRLGAAELIPVFSYIFLKGRCRSCGAKIPARALWVEIATASLFAIFYVIIGPSAELAISLVYLCVFITLFVIDLEKGLILNVIIYPCMLLALALSPLYLQADGILANLSSSFFGGLSGFGLFLLIYIASRGGIGEGDIKMAGFIGLVCGFPNIFVAIFTGIVLGGLAAAALMLSGKRRKGQTMPFGPFLAVGAVTAMLFGSQIMDWYLGLA
- a CDS encoding bifunctional mannosyl-3-phosphoglycerate synthase/mannosyl-3 phosphoglycerate phosphatase, which codes for MRIESLRPAEHLGNVTIHGVRRFLELDSGAPSLPHLQESREVEMVDQQAISDVEKKMAIILPIKDEDLKVFEGVLSGIPHDCLMIVISNSSKQEVDNFKNEKDIVSRFCRITHRQAIVVHQKNPELAGAIADAGYPELLGKDGLIRSGKAEGMILGIILTMFSGREYVGFIDTDNYIPGAVWEYAKHFATGFNLAQSPYSMVRVLWKYKPKLVGDLYFKRWGRVSEVTNKHLNHLISSKGKFETEIIKTGNAGEHAMSIELAKRLTYGTGYAVETKEIMSILEQFSGILPIEDREVAEEGVEILQTETINPHLHEDKGGDHLIQDMLLPSLAVIYHSPLADESVKKKIENQLAGIEGLENNPEIPQVKLIPPPQKMDLAKFSAVIEKYLPQMVLPDGELISRIARPSRLPSSGQFKKVIYTDLDGTLLSPLTYSYSTALDALRLLKDKELPLVFCSAKTMGEQDLYRNELGIKDPFITENGGAIFIPKDYFRLPFAYDRVAGNYLVIELGMSYKDIRHILKKALAEACTEIENSERAGNIFITSFGDMSVEDVSRLTDLNLKQAELAKQREYSETVHIEGDKRSTNIVLNHIQQNGLEYSFGGRFYEVTGGNDKGKAIKVLNELFRLNFGNIHTFGLGDSENDYSMLETVDSPILVQRPGNKWHKMRLRNPSYVRGVGPEGFSRAVTDIILPME
- a CDS encoding RDD family protein, producing MTHIKSPLALEFAGFWRRFGAFIIDDIIISLTSLAFVPVHWFEIPVFWNIDSLSGIWWLVAPVSAFTNVLSLSVMVAYFVFFWYWRGQTIGMMAAQIKVIRTDGSGVSLGNSLIRFAGLILASLPLGLGLFWIACDRRRQGWHDKMADTVVVKLPKPPEVTAPQAT
- the gltX gene encoding glutamate--tRNA ligase, encoding MTNEVRVRYAPSPTGYPHLGNIRTAMFNWLFARHNGGKFIVRIEDTDRERYVEGAVESILESLNWLGLDWDEGPDKGGDYGPYYQSERLFLYRQAAERLVTEGKAYYCHCSSERLDKMREEQIARKEPPGYDRCCRDLCLGQKEGAVIRFKIPLEGQTTFIDLIRGEVTFDNAKQDDFVILKSDGFPTYHLASVVDDHAMQISHVLRAEEWLPSTPKHLMLYKALGYTPPQYAHLPMILGPDRSKLSKRHGATSTIEYKQAGYLPETMVNFLSLLGWAYDDKTELFSRKQLIEYFCLEKVSKTAAIFNYEKLDWMNGMYIRTLSAPDLASRAIPFLEKDERIAASGRLNFDYTTKVMPLIQERVKKLSELAELCWFIYSDNISYDPASLIDKKLTKDESLCALKAAFARLEALANFDAVSMEEHIRPLAAELELKPGQLFGMLRTASTGQQVAPPLFQTMEVLGRERCLGRIAMAIARLSELPS